A single window of Rhipicephalus microplus isolate Deutch F79 chromosome 5, USDA_Rmic, whole genome shotgun sequence DNA harbors:
- the LOC119173937 gene encoding popeye domain-containing protein 1-B isoform X1: MVQLPQAPVSHSKGSSSSSVYRRSVVNSSLPNVASAAGGCESWEDAQHILWQGAQICFAAAFLVPHRFSLSSLVLRWLLTLSFTLTSIWAGLVVCAPDVLAWHLTCLLVNAAHALRLAWRALPPRMPAHLRTLYERMFLPYQVSTNRFVELTRAAEVVHLAAERRYATEGVTAADQWVSILLTGKLQVTCEDVLLHYVQPNEFIDSPEYESCPIGSEKLFQVTITALEPCTYLTWQRRRLHLLLRANPALWAVVNNLVGRDIALKLYSLAEFHQLGADGVPLPARDASPDWGKQVPRSLSLDAVYTGPEGRLRSFAWHAAREASKRAVDASVATSSHVSSYAPAGHAPEPSPMHTKRLRPSPRPSPRPSPRPSPRASPRRSMVQCGRRAVAQEEPERRRRVKVVAAAGAANVEA; the protein is encoded by the exons ATGGTGCAGCTGCCCCAGGCCCCGGTCAGCCACAGCAAGGGGTCATCCTCCTCCTCGGTATACCGGCGCTCTGTCGTCAACTCCTCGCTGCCCAACGTCGCCAGCGCTGCCGGAGGCTGCGAGTCCTGGGAGGACGCGCAGCACATCCTATGGCAG GGTGCCCAGATCTGCTTCGCGGCAGCGTTCCTGGTTCCGCACCGGTTCTCGCTGTCGTCGCTGGTGCTGCGCTGGCTGCTGACGCTCAGCTTCACTCTGACCAGCATCTGGGCCGGCCTGGTGGTGTGCGCGCCCGACGTTCTTGCCTGGCATCTGACCTGCCTGCTGGTGAACGCGGCGCACGCGCTGCGCCTGGCCTGGCGAGCGCTGCCGCCCCGCATGCCGGCGCACCTGAGAACCCTCTACGAGCGGATGTTCCTGCCCTACCAG GTGAGCACAAATCGGTTCGTGGAGCTGACACGTGCTGCCGAAGTGGTGCACCTGGCCGCCGAACGCAGGTACGCCACAGAGGGCGTCACCGCGGCCGACCAATGGGTGTCCATTCTACTCACCGGCAA ACTGCAAGTGACCTGCGAAGACGTATTACTCCACTACGTACAACCCAACGAATTCATCGACTCCCCAGAATACGAGTCGTGTCCTATAGGTAGTGAAAAGCTATTTCAG GTGACCATCACAGCGCTGGAGCCGTGCACCTACCTGacgtggcagcggcggcggctgcaccTGCTGCTGCGCGCCAACCCGGCGCTGTGGGCCGTGGTGAACAACCTGGTGGGCCGGGACATCGCGCTCAAGCTCTACTCGCTCGCCGAGTTCCACCAGTTGGGCGCCGACGGAGTGCCGCTGCCCGCGCGAGACGCGAGCCCCGACTGGGGCAAGCAAGTGCCGCGCAGCCTGAGCCTGGACGCCGTGTACACGGGGCCCGAGGGAAGGCTGCGGTCCTTCGCGTGGCACGCGGCCCGAGAGGCCTCCAAGCGGGCTGTGGACGCCTCCGTCGCAACCTCTTCACACGTCTCCTCCTACGCGCCCG CAGGCCATGCTCCAGAGCCATCTCCGATGCACACAAAGAGGCTTCGCCCCAGCCCGCGCCCAAGTCCGCGGCCAAGTCCGCGCCCGAGTCCGCGTGCATCGCCTCGCCGCTCCATGGTGCAGTGCGGACGCCGTG
- the LOC119173937 gene encoding popeye domain-containing protein 1-B isoform X2, with translation MVQLPQAPVSHSKGSSSSSVYRRSVVNSSLPNVASAAGGCESWEDAQHILWQGAQICFAAAFLVPHRFSLSSLVLRWLLTLSFTLTSIWAGLVVCAPDVLAWHLTCLLVNAAHALRLAWRALPPRMPAHLRTLYERMFLPYQVSTNRFVELTRAAEVVHLAAERRYATEGVTAADQWVSILLTGKLQVTCEDVLLHYVQPNEFIDSPEYESCPIGSEKLFQVTITALEPCTYLTWQRRRLHLLLRANPALWAVVNNLVGRDIALKLYSLAEFHQLGADGVPLPARDASPDWGKQVPRSLSLDAVYTGPEGRLRSFAWHAAREASKRAVDASVATSSHVSSYAPAVAQEEPERRRRVKVVAAAGAANVEA, from the exons ATGGTGCAGCTGCCCCAGGCCCCGGTCAGCCACAGCAAGGGGTCATCCTCCTCCTCGGTATACCGGCGCTCTGTCGTCAACTCCTCGCTGCCCAACGTCGCCAGCGCTGCCGGAGGCTGCGAGTCCTGGGAGGACGCGCAGCACATCCTATGGCAG GGTGCCCAGATCTGCTTCGCGGCAGCGTTCCTGGTTCCGCACCGGTTCTCGCTGTCGTCGCTGGTGCTGCGCTGGCTGCTGACGCTCAGCTTCACTCTGACCAGCATCTGGGCCGGCCTGGTGGTGTGCGCGCCCGACGTTCTTGCCTGGCATCTGACCTGCCTGCTGGTGAACGCGGCGCACGCGCTGCGCCTGGCCTGGCGAGCGCTGCCGCCCCGCATGCCGGCGCACCTGAGAACCCTCTACGAGCGGATGTTCCTGCCCTACCAG GTGAGCACAAATCGGTTCGTGGAGCTGACACGTGCTGCCGAAGTGGTGCACCTGGCCGCCGAACGCAGGTACGCCACAGAGGGCGTCACCGCGGCCGACCAATGGGTGTCCATTCTACTCACCGGCAA ACTGCAAGTGACCTGCGAAGACGTATTACTCCACTACGTACAACCCAACGAATTCATCGACTCCCCAGAATACGAGTCGTGTCCTATAGGTAGTGAAAAGCTATTTCAG GTGACCATCACAGCGCTGGAGCCGTGCACCTACCTGacgtggcagcggcggcggctgcaccTGCTGCTGCGCGCCAACCCGGCGCTGTGGGCCGTGGTGAACAACCTGGTGGGCCGGGACATCGCGCTCAAGCTCTACTCGCTCGCCGAGTTCCACCAGTTGGGCGCCGACGGAGTGCCGCTGCCCGCGCGAGACGCGAGCCCCGACTGGGGCAAGCAAGTGCCGCGCAGCCTGAGCCTGGACGCCGTGTACACGGGGCCCGAGGGAAGGCTGCGGTCCTTCGCGTGGCACGCGGCCCGAGAGGCCTCCAAGCGGGCTGTGGACGCCTCCGTCGCAACCTCTTCACACGTCTCCTCCTACGCGCCCG